A region from the Triticum aestivum cultivar Chinese Spring chromosome 3D, IWGSC CS RefSeq v2.1, whole genome shotgun sequence genome encodes:
- the LOC123073962 gene encoding epoxide hydrolase A, giving the protein MATSMALDGVTHRTLEVNGIKIHVAEIGNGAAGTVLLLHGFLELWCSWHHQLRFLSERGYHCLAPDLRGYGDSAAPISPSSYSALHIVGDLVGLLDALSLPQVFVVGQGWGALLAWNLCMFRPERVRALVNMSVAFMPRNPSVKPLELFRRLYGDGYYLLRLQEHGVMEAEFAQMDTKFIFKKLLTTRDTGAISLSKEWWGPTDEDIPLPPWVSQDYVGHLAAKFDQTGFSGAMNFYRCLDLNWELTAPWTAAKVTVPTKFMAGESAMSYNYTGVQEYIHKGGLKGDVPGLAEVVVIAGGAHYIHLEKAEEVNEHIYDFLKKF; this is encoded by the exons ATGGCAACATCAATGGCATTGGATGGCGTGACCCACCGGACGCTGGAAGTGAACGGCATCAAGATCCATGTCGCCGAGATCGGCAACGGTGCGGCCGGCACGGTCCTTCTCCTGCATGGATTCCTGGAGCTTTGGTGCTCGTGGCACCACCAGCTCCGATTCCTCTCCGAGCGCGGCTACCACTGCCTGGCCCCCGACCTCCGCGGCTATGGCGACTCCGCCGCCCCGATCTCCCCGTCGTCCTACAGTGCTCTCCACATCGTAGGCGACCTGGTTGGACTCCTCGACGCCTTGTCCCTACCGCAGGTGTTTGTGGTGGGACAAGGCTGGGGAGCCCTGCTGGCGTGGAACCTCTGCATGTTCCGCCCCGAGCGGGTGCGCGCGCTGGTCAACATGAGCGTCGCCTTCATGCCGCGCAACCCCTCcgtgaagccacttgagttgtttcgGCGGCTCTACGGCGACGGATACTACCTCCTCCGGCTGCAGGAACACGGCGTCATGGAGGCAGAGTTCGCGCAGATGGACACCAAATTCATCTTTAAGAAGCTCCTGACGACCCGCGACACCGGCGCGATCTCGCTGTCCAAAGAGTGGTGGGGCCCGACAGACGAGGACATTCCTTTGCCCCCGTGGGTATCACAGGATTACGTCGGCCATCTCGCGGCCAAGTTCGACCAGACGGGGTTCTCCGGCGCCATGAACTTCTACCGCTGCCTCGACCT GAACTGGGAGCTGACTGCGCCGTGGACTGCGGCCAAGGTGACGGTACCGACCAAGTTCATGGCGGGGGAATCGGCGATGTCGTACAACTACACGGGGGTGCAGGAGTACATACACAAGGGCGGCCTCAAGGGAGACGTGCCAGGGCTTGCGGAGGTGGTGGTAATCGCAGGCGGTGCGCACTACATCCACCTGGAGAAGGCAGAGGAGGTCAACGAGCACATCTACGACTTCCTGAAAAAGTTCTGA